In Hevea brasiliensis isolate MT/VB/25A 57/8 chromosome 13, ASM3005281v1, whole genome shotgun sequence, a single genomic region encodes these proteins:
- the LOC131172196 gene encoding uncharacterized protein LOC131172196 gives MEEHSNKKRVREDEVEAEFDLPEAKKIRDDLLDILDESDPDPTTQDLDSVMKSFEEEISASSSPVVVDLTSDSGESQPELGYLLEASDDELGLPPSATSSGEEARNEVKELVRVDSGGNDGLWVFEDQIPSYDSFELGIIENYNTEYAAFDDGLFDYSNVCFDSSDYSDYSWRLGSMPAE, from the coding sequence ATGGAGGAGCATAGCAACAAGAAGCGTGTCAGGGAGGACGAGGTCGAGGCTGAGTTTGATTTGCCTGAGGCGAAGAAAATAAGGGATGATTTATTGGATATTCTAGACGAGTCGGATCCTGACCCGACGACTCAGGATCTAGACTCTGTTATGAAGAGTTTTGAAGAGGAGATATCTGCCTCCTCTTCGCCAGTCGTTGTCGACCTGACGTCGGATTCCGGTGAGTCCCAGCCTGAACTTGGGTACCTTCTTGAAGCTTCAGATGATGAGCTTGGGTTACCTCCATCTGCAACTTCTTCTGGGGAGGAGGCTAGAAATGAAGTAAAGGAGCTGGTGCGAGTGGACTCAGGTGGAAATGATGGATTATGGGTGTTTGAGGATCAGATCCCGAGTTATGACTCGTTCGAATTGGGAATCATTGAAAATTATAACACCGAGTATGCGGCGTTTGATGACGGATTGTTCGACTATTCGAATGTATGTTTCGATTCGTCCGATTATTCGGATTATTCTTGGCGGCTGGGATCCATGCCGGCCGAGTAA